The Streptomyces sp. NBC_01317 genomic interval TCAGGAAAAAATTTTGTGGCCCTTCACTTGATGAACACGTCCCGACGCGTCGTCATGGGCTCACTTCGACATGCGAATTCCGGCGTTCCGCCGGGCGCGTTCCCGGCCGCCGCCCCAGGCGGCCGATGAGATTCCGCTTCTGGGTCCGGTACCGGTTCCGGAAGCGATTCCGGCACCGGTACCGGGACCGGTCGCGGGAGCGTCTCCGGGACCGCGTGCGGGACCGCCTCCGGGAGCGGTCTCATCTCCGGGGCGGAATGCGCGCCCCGATGAGCGTGATGTCGTCACGCGTGTCGCCCAGGTGTCTGGCCAGATCGATGCACAACCGGTCGAGCGGCTGGGTGTGATGGGCGGCGGTGTACGCGCGCAGCCGCCGCAGTCCGCTGTCGATGTCCTGCGTCCGCGACTCGATCAGCCCGTCGGTGTACAGCAGGAGCGTGGAGCCCGGGGGCAGTTCGGTCGTGACCGTGGGCCGGGAGGTGGCCGGCAGCAGACCGATGAGCATGGCGTGCGCCTCGTCGAGGTAGCGGGTCGTGCCGTCCGCCGCGACGACCAGCGGCGGGGGATGGCCCGCGGTGGACCAACTGAGCCGCCAGGCACCGTCCTTGCCCGCCCGGAGGCGGGCGAGCACGACCGTGGCGGCGTCGGCGAGCCGGAGGTGCGCCTGGGCGCGGTCGAGGCGCTGGAGGATGCCGCCCGGGTCCTCCTCGGGCCGGTCGACGGCCAACGCCCGCAGCATGTTGCGCAGTTCGCTCATCCGGGCGGCGGCCTGGATGTCGTGTCCTGTCACGTCGCCGACGACCAGGGCGAGATCGCCGTCCGGCAGCAGGAACGCGTCGTACCAGTCGCCGCCGACCTCGGCGGTGTGCTCCGCCGGCTGGTAGTGCGCGGCCAGTTCCAGCGTCTCGACGTGGGGCAGGTCGGTGAGGAGGGCGCGCTGGAGGGTGGCGGCGATGTCGGCCTGCTGGGCGTGCAGCCGGGCGTTCTCCAGCCCGAGGGCGGTACGGCGGGCGACCTCCTCGGCCAGCACCCGGTCGGCGTCGTCGAAGGGCGGGGTGGTGGCGGAGCGGGTCAGGGTGAGCGCGCCGAAGGTGCTGTCGCGGAGGCGGAGCGGCACGATGAGTGCCTCGGCGGCGCCGACATCGGCCAGCATGGCGGTGGTGGCGCGTCCCAGGGCGTCGGTACGTACGGCCGCGGGGGCGGGTCCGGCTTCGGCCGGGGCGGGGGCGGAGGGGGGCGTACCCGACAGGGTCGTGCGGAAAGGCGCGTTCAGCAGCTGGGTGGGACCGCCCCGCAGGACCTGGGCCAGCGGGGCCGTCGACGCGTCGCCGAACAGCGGCGGGTCCGCCTCCAGCACCCCGGCGGGCACCTGGTCCGGTTCCCGGTGGGTCCAGGCGGTCCTGCGGACCCGGCCGCGGTCGGCGATCAGGTCGATCACCGCCCCGTCGGCGAGCCGGGGCACCAGCAGCCGGGCCAGGCGCGCCAGCGCCTCCTCCGCCTCCAGCGTGCTCACGAGCGCCAGGGTCAGCTCACTGAGCCAGGTGGCTTCCGCAAGGTCGAATTCGGCCTGTTCCCGGGCGATCTCGCTGTGGGCGTAGCGATCGGAACGCCGTTCGTTGCGCTCCCCCTCGGCTCCGGTGTCGTGGAAGATCACCACCGTGCCCTCCCCGGGGAGCGGCGCGGACGTCCACCACACGGGCAGCGGGGTGCCGTCGGCGCGGAGCAGAAC includes:
- a CDS encoding SpoIIE family protein phosphatase; protein product: MSEGAPAWTGTTDGTTNGELLSALFAHATAGMYAVDAAGHVIACNPWAERILGHRPGGLTGLDAERVLHASHDDTKPGERAVLLRADGTPLPVWWTSAPLPGEGTVVIFHDTGAEGERNERRSDRYAHSEIAREQAEFDLAEATWLSELTLALVSTLEAEEALARLARLLVPRLADGAVIDLIADRGRVRRTAWTHREPDQVPAGVLEADPPLFGDASTAPLAQVLRGGPTQLLNAPFRTTLSGTPPSAPAPAEAGPAPAAVRTDALGRATTAMLADVGAAEALIVPLRLRDSTFGALTLTRSATTPPFDDADRVLAEEVARRTALGLENARLHAQQADIAATLQRALLTDLPHVETLELAAHYQPAEHTAEVGGDWYDAFLLPDGDLALVVGDVTGHDIQAAARMSELRNMLRALAVDRPEEDPGGILQRLDRAQAHLRLADAATVVLARLRAGKDGAWRLSWSTAGHPPPLVVAADGTTRYLDEAHAMLIGLLPATSRPTVTTELPPGSTLLLYTDGLIESRTQDIDSGLRRLRAYTAAHHTQPLDRLCIDLARHLGDTRDDITLIGARIPPRR